From one Planococcus citri chromosome 3, ihPlaCitr1.1, whole genome shotgun sequence genomic stretch:
- the LOC135838593 gene encoding uncharacterized protein LOC135838593 — MNSLTVAFIFSLSLAFALDAPSSTPKPSEKEAKAIQECNATIPVKRNPREVIERNITGGLEVKLDQDEKCFLNCYLQKVGFLDQNSNIRNGKRLVNFTIRQDPKILNYSDVLIAQIFQISRSTKSINENCQKAFVIYHQFAQGIFTSELAYNLQADFRVKDKIVEAIETGRRIDENFAHQIEESLTIYDSLTKILSYLGDNAQ, encoded by the exons ATGAATTCGTTAACAGTCGCTTTTATATTCAGCCTGTCGTTAGCTTTCGCACTGGATGCTCCATCATCAACCCCTAAACCTTCAGAAAAAGAAGCCAAAGCTATCCAAGAATGCAACGCAACGATTCCAGTGAAGAGAA ATCCTCGTGAAGTAATCGAAAGAAACATAACTGGTGGTCTCGAAGTCAAACTTGACCAAGACGAAAAA TGTTTTTTGAACTGCTACCTTCAAAAAGTTGGTTTT CTTGACCAAAATAGCAACATACGAAACGGTAAAAGATTGGTCAACTTCACCATCAGACAAGATCCAAAAATCTTGAACTACAGCGACGTCCTTATCGCTCAAATATTCCAGATTTCCAGATCAACCAAAA GtatcaatgaaaattgccaaaaagctttCGTAATTTATCACCAATTCGCTCA GGGTATTTTCACATCAGAACTGGCTTACAATTTGCAGGCAGATTTTCGCGTTaaagataaaattgttgaagccATAGAAACAGGACGAAGAATAGATGAAAATTTCGCACACCAAATCGAAGAGTCATTGACCATTTACGATAGTCTGACAAAAATATTATCGTATCTAGGAGATAATGCACAATGA